From Ipomoea triloba cultivar NCNSP0323 chromosome 5, ASM357664v1, the proteins below share one genomic window:
- the LOC116018923 gene encoding DNA polymerase zeta processivity subunit, protein MNTDRKDKQNPQGQTARILVEFLEVAITSVIFLKGVYPNGAFERRRYMNLVVHKARHPELRDYIHSTVTGLLPFIQKGQVERVAVILFDSKSVPFERFVFKIDVNQSYGSMVEEADLEFSLRSFFIKLPISQSLTQTLPQDCRWEITAYFRSLPDSSTSKDAGIWVPTDTKQWQQPPLIIPIKSMRIEPLGVQLYVEHPTLHEQKN, encoded by the exons ATGAATACGGATCGAAAGGACAAACAAAATCCACAAG GTCAAACTGCTCGGATTCTAGTAGAATTTTTGGAAGTAGCCATCACCTCCGTTATCTTCCTCAAAGGAGTCTACCCAAATG GGGCGTTTGAGAGGCGGCGTTACATGAATCTAGTGGTGCATAAAGCTCGGCATCCTGAGCTGAGAGACTATATTCACTCCACTGTTACTGGCCTCCTTCCTTTTATCCAAAAG GGACAAGTGGAGAGAGTTGCAGTTATTTTGTTTGATAGCAAAAGTGTTCCTTTTGAGAGATTTGTGTTCAAGATAGATGTGAACCAGTCTTATGGTTCAATGGTGGAAGAAGCTGACCTGGAGTTCTCACTTAGGTCTTTCTTCATCAAGCTTCCCATTTCACAATCTCTCACCCAGACTCTTCCTCAAG ATTGCAGGTGGGAAATAACAGCTTACTTTCGCTCTCTCCCGGATAGTAGTACAAGTAAGGATGCAGGTATATGGGTTCCAACAGACACCAAGCAATGGCAACAGCCTCCGCTCATTATACCTATCAAGTCAATGAGGATTGAACCTCTTGGAGTGCAGCTGTATGTAGAGCATCCAACTCTCcatgaacaaaaaaattaa